A window from Citrus sinensis cultivar Valencia sweet orange chromosome 3, DVS_A1.0, whole genome shotgun sequence encodes these proteins:
- the LOC102607419 gene encoding UNC93-like protein 1 — MSEQGESAGKQQMVVGKSRFRYNSPLVQVCLIGLVCFCCPGMFNALSGMGGGGQVDTTAANNANTALYTTFTIFGILGGGIYNILGPQVTLISACSTYVLYAGSFLYYNHHKHQAFAIAAGAILGIGAGLLWAAEGAIMTSYPPPNRKGTYISIFWSIFNMGGVIGGLIPFILNYNRNEAVSVNDGTYIGFMCFMSAGALLSLVILPPGRVIRDDGTHCTNIKYSNVSTEITQVLKLFSNWKMLLIFPASWASNFFYSYQFNNVNGLQFNLRTRGLNNVFYWGAQMLGSVGIGYIFDFSFPTRRKRGFVGIVVVALLGSAIWAGGLANQLNYSHDKPPAKLDFKNSGSDFAGPFVLYFCYGLLDAMFQSMVYWVIGALADDSETLSRYSGFYKGVQSAGAAVAWQVDTHKVSLLSQLVVNWSLTTISYPLLVILVLLAVKDEKSPEESTNSKEVTLPAADDGAVGGLTKLR; from the exons ATGAGCGAGCAAGGGGAATCAGCTGGGAAACAACAGATGGTAGTAGGCAAATCAAGATTCAGATACAACTCACCACTCGTGCAGGTTTGCTTGATTGggcttgtttgtttttgttgtccTGGAATGTTCAACGCTCTTTCAGGAATGGGCGGTGGTGGCCAAGTTGACACCACTGCCGCCAACAACGCTAACACAGCCCTCTACACAACTTTCACAATCTTTGGCATTCTTGGTGGTGGCATTTACAACATTTTGGGACCTCAAGTCACCCTCATTTCGGCTTGTAGCACTTACGTCCTTTACGCCGGTTCATTTCTTTACTACAATCACCACAAGCATCAAGCCTTTGCAATTGCCGCTGGAGCCATACTTGGTATTGGTGCTGGCCTCCTTTGGGCTGCAGAGGGAGCCATTATGACTTCCTATCCTCCTCCTAATCGCAAAGGTACTTATATTTCCATCTTTTGGAGTATTTTTAACATGGGTGGTGTTATTGGGGGTCTCATTCCATTCATTCTCAATTACAATAGAAACGAGGCTGTTTCAGTTAATGATGGGACTTATATCGGGTTTATGTGCTTTATGTCTGCTGGTGCTCTCCTGTCTTTGGTTATTTTGCCACCCGGTCGTGTGATTCGTGATGATGGTACTCATTGTACTAATATCAAGTACTCCAATGTCTCCACCGAGATCACCCAAGTTCTCAAGTTGTTCTCAAATTGGAAGATGCTTTTGATTTTCCCTGCTTCTTGGGCTAGTAACTTCTTTTACAGTTACCAGTTTAACAATGTTAACGGCCTTCAATTTAATCTCAGGACTAGAGGATTGAACAATGTTTTTTACTGGGGTGCCCAGATGTTGGGTTCAGTTGGGATTGGCTACATATTTGATTTCAGTTTCCCTACTAGAAGAAAAAGAGGCTTTGTTGGAATCGTTGTTGTTGCTCTGTTAGGTTCTGCTATTTGGGCGGGTGGACTCGCCAACCAACTCAACTACTCGCATGATAAACCCCCTGCCAAACTGGATTTCAAGAACTCCGGTTCTGATTTTGCTGGCCCATTTGTGTTGTATTTTTGCTATGGGTTACTCGATGCTATGTTTCAGAGTATGGTTTACTGGGTTATTGGAGCCCTAGCTGATGATTCTGAGACCCTCAGCAG GTATAGTGGATTCTACAAGGGGGTGCAGAGTGCAGGGGCTGCAGTGGCTTGGCAAGTTGATACACACAAAGTTTCATTGCTATCTCAGCTGGTTGTTAATTGGTCCCTGACCACAATTAGTTATCCATTGCTCGTAATTCTTGTCTTATTGGCGGTAAAAGATGAAAAGAGTCCTGAAGAATCTACTAATTCCAAGGAGGTTACTCTTCCAGCTGCTGATGATGGAGCTGTTGGTGGCCTTACAAAGTTAAGATAA